A single Anopheles arabiensis isolate DONGOLA chromosome X, AaraD3, whole genome shotgun sequence DNA region contains:
- the LOC120905855 gene encoding uncharacterized protein LOC120905855, with translation MNQASPDSFTLESSFRAATVTPHALYLTNISPAVTKNHLSNMLNRYGTILSILYPQDAHGNGLGMAKIEYGRRDQVNHAAGQLNGVWMLGCRMNASTSFNPSQKSEEAKMRAKPPPT, from the exons ATGAACCAAGCGAGCCCCGACTCTTTTACACTCG AATCGTCCTTTCGCGCAGCAACTGTCACGCCGCATGCGCTTTACCTCACCAACATTAGCCCAGCTGTGACGAAGAATCACCTATCCAACATGCTCAATCGATACGGCACCATCCTAAGCATTCTGTACCCGCAAGACGCGCACGGCAATGGCCTCGGGATGGCAAAGATTGAGTACGGCCGGAGGGATCAGGTGAACCATGCCGCCGGTCAGCTGAACGGCGTGTGGATGCTAGGCTGCCGAATGAACGCGTCCACCAGCTTCAATCCGTCGCAGAAATCGGAGGAAGCGAAGATGAGAGCTAAGCCACCACCTACCTAG
- the LOC120905843 gene encoding polyadenylate-binding protein 3-like, protein MNAYFVSDFFCSASGKQKLNNIMHSYTGDQVRDRSASVVPLPEAFARNKRFCLFLGNISSFYDDRMLGMLLNLYGPFREMICSPPTFPGAVKSAIVVYDQPEPLENAARHLNGAWLAGTRMYAAASFTTTSRPILTSTELHVTNFSEWIDEEVLHELFGRIGRVMQIVMGRSVYGYREAYVSFRSAMDTEEAHLQLNGWDMGDGFALRVRHSYTVHGGAPVSPAEFQRLQTNRFLGGYVRVSGLGQSFGAVRLRELFGTYGLLRDVSVLRDQHREPLGWAILRYQSDKQALFVSRIMDNSVVDDSRLKVVKLSNQLLPFTDAVPIDLSTAFIPAVATSSAASSLFPRAWLGV, encoded by the exons ATGAATGCATATTTCGTAAGTGATTTCTTTTGTAGTGcgagtggaaaacaaaaactaaacaacatCATGCATAGTTACACAGGAG ACCAAGTGCGTGACAGGTCGGCCAGCGTTGTGCCACTTCCAGAAGCATTTGCGCGGAATAAGCgcttttgtctgtttttgggCAACATTAGCTCGTTTTACGACGATAGAATGCTTGGTATGTTGTTGAACCTATATGGCCCCTTTCGGGAGATGATCTGCTCGCCCCCCACATTCCCCGGCGCAGTAAAAAGCGCAATCGTCGTTTACGACCAGCCAGAACCGCTGGAGAACGCGGCCCGTCACCTGAACGGTGCTTGGCTGGCGGGCACTCGGATGTACGCGGCGGCCAGCTTTACTACCACCAGTCGGCCAATCCTGACGTCCACCGAGCTGCACGTTACCAATTTCAGCGAATGGATCGACGAGGAAGTACTACACGAGCTTTTCGGTCGGATAGGCCGGGTGATGCAAATTGTAATGGGCCGGAGCGTGTACGGGTACCGTGAGGCGTATGTGTCGTTTAGGTCGGCCATGGACACGGAGGAGGCACACTTGCAGCTCAACGGATGGGATATGGGCGATGGGTTTGCGCTCCGCGTGCGACATTCTTACACCGTGCACGGTGGAGCACCAGTTTCGCCGGCCGAGTTCCAGCGCCTGCAGACGAACCGATTCCTCGGTGGGTACGTGCGCGTGTCCGGCTTGGGGCAGTCGTTCGGAGCGGTGCGGCTGCGCGAACTGTTTGGGACGTATGGCCTCCTGAGGGATGTGTCCGTGCTGCGGGATCAGCACCGAGAGCCGCTCGGTTGGGCGATATTGCGCTACCAGAGCGATAAACAGGCCCTTTTCGTCTCCCGCATTATGGACAACAGCGTGGTGGACGATTCCCGTCTCAAGGTCGTGAAGCTGTCCAACCAACTATTGCCGTTCACTGACGCTGT TCCGATCGACTTGAGCACAGCATTTATTCCGGCGGTGGCTACCTCATCGGCTGCTTCATCCCTCTTCCCAAGAGCCTGGTTGGGTGTGTAA